One Rissa tridactyla isolate bRisTri1 chromosome 4, bRisTri1.patW.cur.20221130, whole genome shotgun sequence DNA window includes the following coding sequences:
- the LOC128908946 gene encoding C-type lectin domain family 18 member A-like, whose protein sequence is MKPLVLLVCSLLAWRVGETGSDAPEKLSTLVPGALSMKETFLVLSLHNKLRSKVQPPAANMQKLEWSEELGRLAGARAASCLEGPAPLLSPQLSWSESLLPAGTGGFAVVLEHWFAQGRRYDYRTGRCAGNATCRHYTQLVWATAGRLGCGRHLCTGSHGPSEAFACAYSPGGNWEVAGTPVLPYKQGPWCSLCTAGLSGCFKSWDHGGGLCEVPRNPCRMSCRNGGRLDMSSCQCACPPGYTGRYCQVRCSGQCLHGKFRKEECSCLCDVGYGGAECGTKIRFPFHACDVQIDGDCFMVSPEADTYYGAKIKCQEKGAMLAQIGNQKVQDILAFYLSRLETGNRVTDTDFETGNFWIGLTYKTSKASFRWDVGEPSSFTSFAFGQPDNQGFGNCVEMQAAAAFNWNDQRCKTRNRYICQFAQEHISLWQRQP, encoded by the exons ATGAAGCCCTTGGTGCTGCTGGTTTGCAGTCTCCTGGCGTGGAGGGTGGGCGAGACGGGGTCGGATGCTCCGGAGAAGTTGTCCACGCTGGTGCCGGGAG ctctcagcaTGAAGGAGACCTTCCTGGTGCTCTCGCTGCACAACAAGCTGAGGAGCAAAGTGCAGCCCCCCGCCGCCAACATGCAGAAGCTG GAATGGAGCGAGGAGCTGGGCCGGCTGGCGGGGGCACGGGCAGCCAGCTGCCTGGAGGGCCCCGCTCCCCTGCTGTCCCCGCAGCTGAGCTGGAGCGAGTCCCTGCTGCCGGCGGGCACGGGGGGCTTCGCGGTCGTGCTGGAGCACTGGTTCGCCCAGGGCCGACGCTACGACTACAGGACGGGGCGCTGCGCCGGGAATGCTACCTGCCGCCATTACACCCAG CTGGTGTGGGCCACGGCGGGGCGGCTGGGCTGCGGGCGGCACCTCTGCACCGGCAGCCATGGCCCCAGCGAGGCCTTCGCCTGCGCCTACTCCCCGGG GGGCAACTGGGAGGTGGCCGGGACCCCCGTCCTGCCCTACAAGCAGGGACCCTGGTGCTCCCTCTGCACCGCCGGCCTCTCCGGATGCTTCAAGTCCTGGGACCACGGCGGCGGGCTCTGCG AGGTGCCCAGGAACCCCTGTCGCATGAGCTGCAGGAACGGCGGGCGCCTCGACATGAGCAGCTGCCAGTGCGCCTGTCCCCCCGGCTACACGGGCAGGTACTGCCAAG TGAGGTGCAGCGGGCAGTGCCTCCATGGAAAGTTCAGGAAGGAGGAATGCTCCTGCCTCTGCGACGTGGGCTACGGAGGCGCCGAGTGTGGCA CGAAGATTCGGTTCCCTTTCCACGCCTGCGATGTGCAGATAGACGGTGACTGCTTCATGGTGTCCCCCGAGGCCGACACCTACTACGGGGCGAAAATCAAGTGCCAG GAGAAGGGGGCGATGCTGGCCCAGATCGGGAACCAGAAGGTCCAGGACATCCTGGCTTTCTACCTCAGCCGCTTGGAGACCGGTAACAGGGTGACGGACACCGATTTCGAGACCGGGAACTTCTGGATTG GTCTCACCTACAAGACGTCCAAGGCTTCCTTCCGCTGGGATGTGGGCGAGCCGTcctccttcaccagctttgctttCGGGCAGCCGGACAACCAGGG GTTTGGGAACTGCGTGGAGATGCAAGCGGCGGCTGCCTTCAACTGGAACGACCAGCGCTGCAAGACCCGAAACCGGTACATCTGCCAGTTCG CCCAGGAGCACATCTCCCTGTGGCAGCGGCAACCCTGA
- the LOC128909445 gene encoding fibulin-7-like: protein MLLVPLPAWLALGILQLPLGSAQECLSPQQALGAVRQMQKLLAAQEAAQLRGTRGLRQQLSLLQSRLQRQATKGNETCPRPAVPLNGRMLGRSVRVGHDVHFVCDVGFRLVGSETRTCRQDRTWSGTQPFCRSIDDCSSNPCANGGTCVDGNQSYTCLCHRGWSGPSCKSPIYAYWVTLSNTSFSRQPRCAEGRPGARRCSCDTGFQMRAGGVCHDVDECQLFQSNPQTQLCLHDCLNLPGSYRCLCPPGYLLHADSNTCEDVNECAGKQHNCSQGDLCINTFGGHRCVRPKCPPPRHNTSYVKTSAFQCERNPCPMESQACRLAATSISFHYLPLQANRTVPHVLFKMSTTRFVGDSLCFAITGGRGQGVFTVRRSDRQTGELVLTSPVVGPATLEVELEMSEFSRKVLLGKHIFKVTAFVSPYEF, encoded by the exons ATGCTCCTCGTCCcgctgccagcctggctggccCTGGGCATCCTGCAGCTGCCCCTCGGCAGCGCCCAG gagTGCCTGAGCCCGCAGCAGGCGCTTGGGGCGGTGCGGCAGATGCAGAAGCTGCTGGCAGCGCAGGAGGCTGCCCAGCTGCGGGGCACGCGTGGGCTCCGGCAgcagctctccctcctccagAGCCGCCTCCAGAGACAGGCCACCAAAGGCAACG AGACCTGTCCGCGGCCGGCGGTGCCCCTGAACGGACGGATGCTGGGCCGGAGCGTGCGGGTGGGCCACGACGTTCACTTTGTCTGCGATGTCGGCTTTAGGCTGGTGGGCTCGGAGACGCGCACCTGTCGGCAGGACCGCACGTGGAGCGGCACCCAGCCCTTCTGCAGAA GTATCGATGACTGCTCCAGCAATCCATGTGCCAACGGTGGGACCTGTGTGGATGGCAACCAGAGCTACACGTGCCTCTGCCACCGGGGCTGGTCAGGCCCCAGCTGCAAGAGCCCCATCTATGCCT ACTGGGTGACGCTAAGCAACACCTCCTTCAGCCGCCAGCCCCGCTGTGCCGAGGGACGCCCGGGCGCCCGGCGCTGCAGCTGCGATACCGGCTTCCAGATGCGGGCCGGCGGCGTGTGCCACG ATGTGGATGAGTGCCAGCTCTTCCAGTCCaacccccaaacccagctctgcctccacGACTGCCTCAACCTCCCCGGATCCTaccgctgcctctgcccccccGGCTACCTGCTGCACGCCGACAGCAACACCTGTGAGG ACGTGAATGAGTGCGCCGGGAAGCAGCACAACTGCAGCCAGGGCGACCTCTGCATCAACACCTTCGGGGGCCACCGCTGCGTGCGCCCCAAGTGCCCCCCGCCGCGCCACAACACCAGCTACGTCAAGACCTCTGCCTT CCAGTGCGAGAGGAACCCCTGCCCCATGGAGAGCCAAGCCTGCCGCCTGGCCGCCACCTCCATCTCCTTCCACTACCTGCCGCTCCAGGCCAACCGCACTGTGCCCCACGTCCTCTTCAAGATGTCCACCACCCGCTTCGTGGGCGACAGCCTGTGCTTTGCCATCACGGGCGGCCGGGGCCAGGGGGTCTTCACCGTGCGGCGCTCCGACCGGCAGACGGGAGAGCTGGTGCTCACCAGCCCCGTGGTGGGGCCGGCCACACTGGAGGTGGAGCTGGAGATGAGCGAGTTCTCCCGCAAGGTCCTCCTGGGCAAGCACATCTTCAAGGTCACAGCCTTCGTGTCCCCGTATGAGTTTTGA
- the ZDHHC1 gene encoding LOW QUALITY PROTEIN: palmitoyltransferase ZDHHC1 (The sequence of the model RefSeq protein was modified relative to this genomic sequence to represent the inferred CDS: deleted 2 bases in 1 codon): MNICNKPPNKTAPENLAEAVPEVPVQRARRNGWSLPLHVFQVTAWLLYIFFALVGFGILVPLLPRHWLPAGYIEPVRTKRRGPTPAVHLGSDSVSIDPADANVRDKKYLGPLATFNRNQHAHVIENHHCHVCDVDVSAKSKHCGTCNKCVCGFDHHCKWLNNCVGERNYWLFLNSVLSAILGLCLLLLVACYVFVQFFIDPTMLRSDRHFDALKNHTHRWFVFLPAAPVETRASAILVMAGIFILLSLMTVILLGHLLIFHIYLMWNKLTTYEYIQQRRPQQETKEEDKHQESCPSEVRPSQEADFLSGNPGYTDPAIQVEEFSTVTSEKSFSKLYVHDDEADPEQSSSPDPPSFRFAVPSQKKRRKKTHKASSSAMDGGSKTHTRPWPSFLDSHSELPATAVATSSSHSLRLSVPAFPLRAAVPPSSIGLIQAAGPPADYHSESAESMDEIPVAQTRLGSTALHRPPKNNSSNSQHYPLSADSPRGDRKKNVYSGHKVKRKSCQQDRHMEQDLELFSKIPAVFVSKSSGEPHVSQPPPSESTSEPHHRKCTSKQHVGRHDPCFKDIRTNTTVA; encoded by the exons ATGAATATCTGCAATAAACCTCCTAATAAGACAGCTCCAGAGAACTTGGCCGAAGCTGTTCCCGAGGTGCCGGTCCAACGTGCTCGAAGGAATGGCTGGAGCTTGCCGCTGCATGTTTTCCAGGTTACTGCCTGGTTGCTGTACATCTTCTTTGCGCTGGTTGGCTTTGGAATCCTGGTTCCTCTCCTGCCCCGCCACTGGCTACCTGCTGGCTATATC GAGCCTGTACGGACTAAGAGACGGGGACCTACGCCAGCAGTC CACCTGGGGTCAGATTCTG TCTCCATTGATCCTGCGGATGCAAATGTGCGAGACAAAAAATATCTAGGGCCTCTGGCCACCTTCAATCGTAATCAACACGCACATGTCATTGAAAACCATCATTGCCATGTCTGTGATGTAGATGT GAGCGCCAAGTCAAAGCACTGTGGAACTTGCAACAAGTGTGTGTGTGGCTTTGATCACCACTGCAAATGGCTCAACAACTGTGTGGGAGAGAGGAATTACTG GCTCTTTCTGAATAGCGTGCTGTCTGCCATTCTGGGTCTTTGTCTTCTGCTGCTCGTCGCTTGTTACGTCTTCGTGCAGTTCTTCATTGACCCCACGATGCTTCGCTCCGACCGGCACTTTGATG ctcTGAAGAACCACACACACCGTTGGTTTGTGtttcttcctgcagctcctgttgAGACTCGGGCATCTGCCATTTTGGTCATGGCtgggatttttattcttctcagcCTAATGACCGTGATCCTGCTAGGCCACCTCTTGATCTTTCACATCTATCTCA TGTGGAACAAATTAACGACGTACGAGTACATCCAGCAGCGGCGTCCCCAGCAAGAGACGAAAGAGGAAGACAAGCACCAGGAGTCTTGTCCCTCTGAAGTGAGACCCAGTCAG GAAGCAGACTTTCTTTCAGGTAACCCTGGCTATACGGACCCTGCTATTCAAGTAGAGGAATTCTCAACAGTAACTTCAGAGAAAAG CTTTTCAAAGCTCTATGTCCACGACGATGAAGCTGACCCCGAGCAGAGCTCCTCTCCTGACCCCCCATCTTTTCGCTTTGCGGTCCCTTCTCAG aaaaaaagaagaaagaagacgCATAAAGCTTCTTCCTCAGCAATGGATGGCGGATCTAAAACACACACTAGACCTTGGCCCTCTTTCCTGGATTCCCACTCAG AGCTCCCAGCCACGGCTGTTGCCACCTCATCTTCCCACAGCCTTCGCCTCTCAGTGCCAGCTTTTCCTCTGAGAGCTGCTGTGCCCCCCAGCAGCATCGGCCTCATCCAGGCGGCGGGACCCCCAGCTGACTATCACTCAGAGTCGGCCGAGTCCATGGATGAGATTCCTGTGGCTCAGACTCGCCTTGGGAGCACGGCCCTTCATAGGCCTCCTAAGAATAACTCAAGCAACTCTCAACACTATCCCTTGTCTGCAGACAGTCCCAGAggtgacaggaagaaaaatgtgtattCTGGGCACaaggtaaaaaggaaaagctgccagCAAGACAGACACATGGAACAAGACCTGGAACTTTTTTCTAAGATTCCTGCTGTGTTTGTAAGTAAGAGCAGTGGAGAACCTCACGTCTCTCAGCCCCCGCCCAGTGAGAGCACATCTGAGCCACACCACAGAAAATGCACCAGCAAGCAGCACGTGGGCAGACATGATCCATGCTTTAAGGACATAAGGACAAACACCACAGTGGCCTAG